Proteins from a single region of Borrelia duttonii Ly:
- a CDS encoding complement regulator-acquiring protein gives TSGHKDGASAKTSGDGPSNSPKPFDVDNVDINNDVYYEAKQLADIITELKDKVAAEAKVNEGQKEPDDTQYGLKDTVFKLIKDDKNKTYDDAEKQDTRYRFYGSLSWKKETIEGLGEVLTEIGKNATYKDTWPKNLVGVGEKVQGVIQVSFKEIEDKKDNLNTLSLEKINELNDKVKELEEARTTWTTFVADLIKDYKDDKDSIKTTVKNLVDYLTPKYTNSLSGLIKSSEKLGEDIKQILK, from the coding sequence AACTAGTGGTCACAAAGATGGTGCAAGCGCTAAAACAAGCGGTGATGGTCCATCAAATAGTCCAAAACCTTTTGATGTTGATAATGTTGATATTAATAATGATGTTTATTATGAGGCTAAACAACTAGCGGATATAATAACTGAACTTAAAGACAAAGTTGCAGCAGAAGCAAAGGTAAACGAAGGTCAAAAAGAGCCTGATGATACTCAATATGGTTTAAAAGACACTGTATTTAAATTAATAAAGGATGACAAGAATAAAACTTATGATGATGCTGAAAAGCAAGATACAAGATATAGATTTTATGGGTCTTTGAGCTGGAAAAAAGAAACAATTGAAGGCCTTGGAGAAGTGCTTACAGAAATAGGTAAAAATGCAACTTATAAAGATACTTGGCCTAAAAATCTTGTAGGGGTAGGAGAAAAAGTACAGGGAGTAATTCAGGTTTCATTTAAAGAAATAGAAGACAAAAAAGATAATCTTAATACTCTAAGCCTTGAAAAAATAAATGAACTTAATGATAAAGTAAAAGAACTTGAAGAAGCAAGAACTACCTGGACAACATTTGTAGCTGATTTAATTAAAGATTATAAGGATGATAAAGATAGCATCAAAACTACTGTAAAAAATTTGGTAGATTACCTAACTCCAAAATACACTAATTCTCTTTCTGGGCTTATTAAAAGTAGTGAAAAGTTAGGGGAAGATATTAAGCAAATATTAAAATAA
- a CDS encoding complement regulator-acquiring protein — translation MRKNFFTNIFILFLITLIMAGCRPLNKEDGYGGAGHRDGASKSQEIDLIPQLIDAYSQLIQSEEDDEVNGDVQKNLQSDKEKTELIALIKEKVKTEIEVLRKYSNKIEDNEQYGMKWGVFKFLIEDNNKRNIQSAENTLARKQLYASLEWNEDRLRKFGTIMNEVEKCDRVVAKTILETGMNFVQGKFENAIISIDDKDQDLDNLILKELKDIKKNLDLIDSFRKQWISSVDSIISEYDSNTGDIQKDSQALVKRVNTEYKEIFENKIAEIKKAVDDIQTILK, via the coding sequence ATGAGAAAAAATTTTTTTACAAACATTTTTATTTTATTTTTAATAACACTTATAATGGCTGGATGTAGACCTTTAAACAAAGAAGACGGATATGGTGGTGCGGGTCACAGGGATGGTGCATCAAAATCACAAGAAATAGATCTTATTCCACAATTAATTGATGCCTATTCACAACTAATACAATCAGAAGAAGATGATGAGGTAAATGGAGATGTGCAAAAAAATTTACAAAGTGATAAAGAGAAAACAGAACTTATAGCTTTAATAAAAGAAAAAGTTAAAACGGAAATAGAGGTGCTAAGAAAATACAGCAACAAAATTGAAGATAATGAACAGTATGGGATGAAATGGGGAGTATTTAAATTTTTAATAGAGGATAACAACAAACGAAACATTCAATCTGCTGAAAATACGCTTGCAAGAAAACAACTTTATGCATCTTTAGAATGGAATGAAGATAGGCTTAGAAAATTTGGAACAATAATGAACGAGGTAGAAAAGTGTGATCGAGTCGTTGCAAAAACAATATTAGAAACAGGAATGAATTTTGTTCAAGGAAAATTTGAAAATGCAATAATTAGTATTGATGATAAGGATCAAGATTTAGATAATTTAATTCTTAAGGAACTAAAAGATATTAAGAAAAATCTTGATCTAATTGATAGTTTTCGAAAACAATGGATCAGTTCTGTTGATAGCATTATTTCTGAATATGATTCTAATACTGGTGACATACAAAAAGATAGTCAAGCATTAGTAAAGCGTGTAAATACTGAATACAAAGAAATATTTGAAAATAAAATTGCTGAAATTAAAAAGGCAGTCGATGATATTCAAACTATATTAAAATAA